One genomic segment of Actinoplanes ianthinogenes includes these proteins:
- a CDS encoding terminase: MTAAEARDSALLADSATAARQAVAIAALKTLDAFPTDGSVKTLGWGVIEWIEEKLLQPDGDDAGTPYRLTPEQINFVLWFYAVDQRGRFLYRRAVLRRAKGWGKSPFLGALCLAELCGPVRFSHWEATEGGHADPRLDHEAVGKPHPMPWVVIAGVSETQTENTMAAIRSMVEESDLVAELGLDVGKTRIFTPTGGKLMPITAASSSQEGARPSFAVLDETHHWTATNGGHALARVIRRNLAKSRDGAARAIETTNAHGPGEDTVAEISYLAYLAVMEGRAKAKGILYDSREAPGHVDLADREALFAGLRAAYGDSHWVDLERIAEEVYDPATSPEEARRFYLNQIVAAADSWLAPHEYDANQLPNLAPLKRAEPGKWRDGDTVCLGFDGGRTDDSSALVATRVSDGSAWLLGLWEKPSGPQGAGWEVDHDQVREAVDHAFATLDVVGFMSDVAYWETDVDHWRDDYQERLLVKATTRHTIAWDMRSHQGDTVRAVEGLHRAFLDGEVPHDGDPRLRRHVLNARRRPNRWGVSFGKETRESPKKVDALAALLLARMARSRVLADGVLAKRRGRVGRLVGF; the protein is encoded by the coding sequence GTGACGGCGGCCGAAGCCCGCGACTCAGCTCTCCTCGCCGACAGCGCCACGGCGGCCCGCCAAGCGGTCGCCATCGCTGCACTGAAGACCCTCGACGCCTTCCCGACGGACGGCTCCGTGAAGACGCTCGGCTGGGGCGTCATCGAGTGGATCGAGGAGAAGCTCCTCCAGCCCGACGGCGACGACGCGGGCACGCCGTACCGGCTCACGCCGGAGCAAATCAACTTCGTCCTCTGGTTCTACGCGGTAGACCAGCGCGGACGCTTCCTGTACCGCCGTGCGGTCCTGCGCCGCGCGAAGGGCTGGGGCAAGTCACCGTTCCTCGGCGCGCTCTGCCTGGCCGAGCTGTGCGGCCCGGTCCGCTTCTCCCACTGGGAAGCGACCGAAGGCGGTCACGCCGACCCGCGCCTCGACCACGAGGCCGTCGGCAAGCCGCACCCGATGCCATGGGTCGTGATCGCGGGCGTCTCAGAGACGCAGACCGAGAACACGATGGCGGCCATCCGGTCGATGGTCGAGGAGTCCGACCTTGTCGCCGAGCTGGGCCTCGACGTCGGCAAGACGCGGATCTTCACGCCGACCGGCGGCAAGCTCATGCCGATCACGGCCGCCAGTTCCTCCCAGGAAGGCGCCCGGCCCAGCTTCGCCGTCCTGGACGAGACGCACCACTGGACCGCCACGAACGGCGGCCACGCGCTCGCCCGCGTCATCCGGCGCAACCTCGCGAAGTCCCGCGACGGCGCTGCCCGCGCGATCGAGACCACCAACGCGCACGGCCCCGGCGAGGACACCGTCGCCGAGATCTCCTACCTCGCTTACCTGGCCGTCATGGAGGGCCGAGCGAAGGCGAAGGGCATCCTCTACGACTCGCGCGAGGCCCCCGGTCATGTCGACCTCGCCGACCGCGAGGCCCTCTTCGCCGGCCTACGCGCTGCGTACGGCGATAGCCATTGGGTCGACCTGGAGCGCATCGCCGAGGAGGTCTACGACCCTGCCACCTCGCCCGAGGAGGCCAGGCGCTTCTACCTGAACCAGATCGTCGCCGCCGCGGACTCCTGGCTCGCACCGCACGAGTACGACGCGAACCAGCTCCCGAACCTGGCGCCGCTGAAGCGGGCCGAGCCGGGCAAGTGGCGCGACGGAGACACGGTCTGCCTGGGCTTCGACGGCGGCCGGACCGACGACAGCTCGGCGCTCGTTGCGACGCGCGTCTCCGACGGCTCTGCCTGGCTCCTCGGCCTCTGGGAGAAGCCCTCCGGTCCGCAGGGCGCGGGCTGGGAGGTCGATCACGACCAGGTCCGCGAGGCCGTCGATCACGCCTTCGCCACGCTCGACGTCGTCGGCTTCATGAGCGATGTCGCCTACTGGGAGACCGACGTCGACCACTGGCGCGACGACTACCAGGAACGCCTACTCGTCAAGGCCACGACCCGCCACACGATCGCCTGGGACATGCGCTCCCACCAGGGCGACACCGTCCGCGCCGTCGAGGGCCTTCACCGGGCCTTCCTGGACGGCGAGGTCCCGCACGACGGCGACCCGCGCCTTCGCCGGCACGTGCTCAACGCCCGCCGCCGGCCGAACCGCTGGGGCGTGAGCTTCGGCAAGGAGACCCGCGAGAGCCCCAAGAAGGTCGACGCGCTCGCCGCCCTCCTGCTCGCCCGCATGGCCCGCTCCCGAGTGCTCGCCGACGGCGTCCTCGCGAAGCGCCGCGGTCGAGTCGGCCGCCTCGTCGGCTTTTGA
- a CDS encoding phage portal protein, which produces MPDGSIVGLAEELIGELNTATNPRSNFGTVKRYLDGDHDRPYTPRGARQEYKKLADKAITNWLPLISDTYVKGLFVDGYRPARSTTNSAAWKHWQANRMDARQSIIHRSTLEYGVGYALVLPGTPSPLIRPVHAMRAVAFYEDDDDEWARHALRYKGTATDGAKLYELFTATAVHTIAVSRDASKPVLRGTDEHNLGYVPLVRYRERLEGSVGIIRPLIVLQDRINEAVFSLLVALQFASFRQRWATGLAIPLEEEKTLPDGSENPNYGKPVEPFEAAVDRLWVTDSPEAKFGDFAQTEVGGHLETYGSGVRSLAAIAQLSPHVLLGDLVNLSADALAAAEAATQRKIGEYETTFGEAHEQLLRLAAHAANDSAGAQDTAAQVRWRDTEARSLAAAVDALGKMVQMLGVPAEGAWERIPGVTDQDIERWRGMATSSDGLAQLAAAIERQSATPTNATTASTTTASTTTAQAA; this is translated from the coding sequence GTGCCCGACGGCTCGATCGTTGGCCTCGCCGAGGAGCTAATCGGCGAACTGAACACCGCAACGAATCCCCGCTCCAACTTCGGCACCGTCAAGCGCTACCTCGACGGCGACCACGACCGGCCATACACCCCGCGCGGCGCCCGCCAGGAGTACAAGAAGCTCGCCGACAAGGCGATTACGAACTGGCTCCCGCTGATCAGCGACACGTACGTCAAGGGCCTCTTCGTGGACGGCTACCGGCCGGCTCGTTCGACGACCAACTCGGCCGCCTGGAAGCACTGGCAGGCGAACCGCATGGATGCCCGGCAGTCGATCATCCACCGGTCGACCCTGGAGTACGGCGTCGGCTACGCCCTCGTCCTGCCGGGCACCCCGAGCCCGCTGATCCGCCCCGTGCACGCCATGCGCGCCGTCGCCTTCTACGAGGACGACGATGACGAGTGGGCGCGGCACGCCCTTCGGTACAAGGGCACGGCCACCGACGGCGCCAAGCTCTACGAGCTGTTCACCGCGACCGCCGTGCACACGATCGCCGTCTCCCGCGATGCCTCGAAGCCCGTCCTTCGCGGCACCGACGAGCACAACCTCGGCTATGTCCCGCTCGTGCGCTACCGCGAGCGCCTGGAGGGCTCGGTCGGCATCATCCGGCCGCTGATCGTTTTGCAGGATCGCATTAACGAAGCCGTGTTTTCCCTGCTCGTTGCCTTGCAGTTCGCGAGTTTCCGCCAGCGGTGGGCAACCGGCCTTGCGATCCCGCTCGAGGAGGAGAAGACCCTCCCGGACGGCTCGGAGAATCCGAACTACGGCAAGCCCGTCGAGCCCTTCGAGGCCGCGGTCGACCGGCTGTGGGTCACCGACAGCCCCGAGGCCAAGTTCGGCGACTTCGCACAGACCGAGGTCGGCGGCCACCTGGAGACCTACGGCTCCGGCGTCCGCTCGCTCGCCGCAATCGCCCAGCTCTCGCCCCATGTGCTCCTCGGCGACCTGGTCAACCTCAGCGCCGACGCGCTCGCCGCCGCCGAGGCCGCAACGCAGCGCAAGATCGGCGAGTACGAGACCACCTTCGGCGAAGCCCACGAGCAGCTCCTCCGGCTCGCCGCGCACGCAGCCAACGACTCGGCCGGCGCACAGGACACCGCCGCACAGGTCCGCTGGCGTGACACCGAGGCCCGCAGCCTGGCCGCCGCCGTCGATGCCCTCGGCAAGATGGTCCAGATGCTCGGCGTCCCGGCCGAGGGCGCCTGGGAGCGCATCCCGGGCGTGACCGACCAGGACATCGAGCGCTGGCGCGGCATGGCCACGAGCAGCGACGGCCTGGCCCAGCTCGCCGCTGCGATCGAGCGACAGTCCGCCACCCCAACGAACGCCACCACGGCGAGCACCACCACGGCGAGCACCACCACGGCGCAGGCGGCGTAA
- a CDS encoding ADP-ribosyltransferase: protein MTAPVLPAHAAAEAYRVGQAKIAADAAAAVALAHKVMLNKADLNKGFTHYATVAAKIINASRANAAALGGAFYLQHREASGVLAAMPEIAWAPQVNPALLKTSLLVTGPVAVKRALSMGSTIEQALHTAEVKTAAAAYRHTANGGRVTIKGTLHRDEAALGWARVSDGRPCPFCAMLCSRGVVYKSATTAGISAKTGSSYHDNCGCFVVPIYSHDDPIPGLGPELERLWEQAQREKDPGVSPFAAFRAAYNAKYPEGSNPSAAIAQAQLDAAKAEAAANRSALEAQLADEAEKAAREAEKIAKAAAEAAAEAERIATKAAGMDVPKPKPENLKLVGSAGGSHGAAIYEDTETGRKWVFKAQVDVMVDVDVATAKLAKRLGRPAADTYPFEMPDPHGYGSAKGSIQLMLTGGDAFPGPDHEKVDPEKLSAADLLALQKEHVLDWLFANHDAHKANFVRDADGHLAGIDKGQALKFFGRDKLDWNFFPNQHEPIYNTIYKAFAEGKEVTLLDPSQDELSIFIRSVMNLPDDDLKAMFRPYAEAAAARGWLLAGSHWKSGALEPQKLPTNDVDAFLDALVKRKNSLDADFAGLFHRAQTERIKVEKAKAEAEKLAKLEKKWKGKPKPTPPVEPAPPKVTHESFFAGWLFKVKARYDALGTGKKLEDSHNWKRIQAVIDDLDAVELDALLTRKYIDDALRDEALDLFAAVKSAKANALTDADYLKALKSFKNRSTRYKRYLAEWQQINGALPALRGLVDDVLRHFSFADGDAWARANVSTPTGTAKAALTRYSGSDYTPWNGTLRAKNSKDAPAGSWETPTKEADAGFSPVPTDVIVHRGTGFDEFAFPDGTRTAYLPPPDPRTLIGTVQTQAGYMSTSVGHRSAFFSKPVQMLIRLPAGHGGAYVEPYSKHPGEYEMLVQRQTSYFVHDVFQKDGKWWVEVEVIPMDADPADYNGLAPIPTPADKKILPTY from the coding sequence GTGACCGCGCCGGTTCTCCCGGCGCACGCGGCGGCCGAGGCGTACCGCGTCGGTCAGGCGAAGATCGCCGCCGACGCAGCCGCCGCCGTGGCGCTGGCCCACAAGGTGATGCTCAACAAGGCCGACCTCAACAAGGGCTTCACGCACTACGCGACGGTCGCCGCGAAGATCATCAACGCTTCGCGGGCCAATGCCGCAGCCCTGGGCGGAGCCTTCTACCTCCAGCACCGCGAGGCATCCGGCGTCCTGGCAGCCATGCCCGAGATCGCCTGGGCGCCGCAGGTCAATCCCGCGCTCTTGAAGACCTCGCTCCTCGTGACCGGCCCGGTCGCGGTCAAGCGGGCACTCTCGATGGGCTCGACGATCGAGCAGGCGCTCCACACGGCGGAGGTCAAGACCGCTGCCGCCGCGTACAGGCACACCGCCAACGGCGGCCGGGTGACGATCAAGGGCACCCTTCACCGCGACGAGGCGGCGCTCGGCTGGGCGCGCGTGAGCGACGGCCGGCCCTGCCCGTTCTGCGCGATGCTGTGCAGCCGCGGAGTCGTCTACAAGTCCGCCACCACGGCGGGCATCTCGGCAAAGACTGGCAGCTCCTATCACGACAACTGCGGCTGCTTCGTCGTCCCGATCTACTCGCACGACGACCCGATCCCCGGCCTCGGTCCCGAGCTGGAGCGGCTCTGGGAGCAGGCACAGAGGGAGAAAGACCCGGGCGTCTCCCCGTTCGCCGCTTTCCGGGCGGCTTACAACGCGAAGTACCCGGAGGGCTCGAACCCCTCGGCGGCCATCGCTCAGGCCCAGCTCGACGCCGCCAAGGCCGAGGCTGCGGCGAACCGCAGCGCGCTCGAAGCGCAGCTCGCCGACGAAGCCGAGAAGGCTGCGCGAGAGGCCGAGAAGATCGCCAAGGCCGCCGCCGAAGCTGCGGCCGAGGCCGAGCGGATCGCCACCAAGGCGGCCGGCATGGACGTCCCGAAGCCGAAGCCCGAGAACCTCAAGCTCGTCGGCTCCGCAGGCGGATCGCACGGCGCAGCGATCTACGAGGACACCGAAACCGGCCGCAAGTGGGTCTTCAAAGCCCAGGTCGACGTCATGGTCGATGTCGACGTCGCGACCGCCAAGCTCGCGAAGCGGCTCGGTCGGCCCGCTGCGGATACCTATCCGTTCGAGATGCCGGACCCGCACGGATACGGCTCGGCCAAGGGCTCGATCCAGCTCATGCTGACCGGCGGCGACGCCTTCCCCGGTCCGGACCACGAGAAGGTCGACCCCGAGAAGCTCTCGGCCGCGGACCTCCTTGCGCTCCAGAAGGAGCACGTCCTCGACTGGCTCTTCGCGAACCACGACGCCCACAAGGCGAACTTCGTGCGCGACGCCGACGGCCACCTCGCCGGGATCGACAAGGGTCAGGCACTCAAGTTCTTCGGCCGCGACAAGCTCGACTGGAATTTCTTTCCGAACCAGCACGAGCCGATCTACAACACGATCTACAAGGCGTTTGCCGAGGGCAAAGAAGTCACGCTCCTCGACCCGAGTCAGGACGAGCTTTCGATCTTCATCCGCTCGGTCATGAACCTGCCGGATGACGACCTGAAGGCCATGTTCCGGCCGTACGCCGAGGCCGCCGCCGCGCGGGGCTGGCTCCTAGCCGGGAGCCACTGGAAGTCGGGCGCCCTGGAGCCGCAGAAGCTCCCGACGAACGATGTCGATGCGTTCCTCGACGCGCTCGTGAAGCGCAAGAACAGCCTCGACGCCGACTTCGCTGGCCTCTTCCACCGCGCCCAGACGGAGCGGATCAAGGTCGAGAAGGCCAAGGCGGAAGCCGAGAAGCTCGCCAAGCTCGAAAAGAAGTGGAAGGGCAAGCCCAAGCCGACGCCGCCCGTCGAGCCGGCACCGCCGAAGGTCACTCACGAGAGCTTCTTCGCTGGCTGGCTGTTCAAGGTCAAGGCCCGATACGACGCACTCGGCACTGGCAAGAAGCTCGAAGACTCCCACAACTGGAAGCGCATTCAGGCCGTCATCGACGACCTGGACGCCGTCGAGCTGGATGCTCTGCTCACCCGTAAGTACATCGACGACGCGCTTCGCGACGAGGCCCTCGACCTCTTCGCTGCGGTCAAGTCGGCCAAGGCCAACGCCCTCACCGATGCCGACTATCTGAAGGCCCTCAAGTCCTTCAAAAACCGCAGTACCCGGTATAAGCGCTACCTCGCCGAATGGCAGCAGATCAACGGGGCGCTCCCCGCGTTGCGCGGCCTGGTCGACGATGTCCTCCGACACTTCAGCTTCGCCGACGGCGACGCCTGGGCACGAGCCAACGTCTCGACCCCGACGGGCACCGCCAAGGCCGCGCTCACGCGGTACTCCGGCAGCGACTACACGCCGTGGAACGGGACGCTACGGGCGAAGAACAGCAAGGACGCACCGGCTGGCTCATGGGAGACGCCGACCAAGGAGGCCGACGCCGGTTTCTCGCCGGTGCCGACCGACGTGATCGTCCACCGTGGCACCGGCTTCGACGAGTTCGCCTTCCCCGACGGCACCCGGACGGCATACCTGCCACCACCCGACCCTCGGACGCTGATCGGTACCGTCCAGACTCAGGCCGGATACATGTCGACCTCTGTCGGCCACCGCTCGGCGTTCTTCTCCAAGCCCGTCCAGATGCTCATCCGGCTTCCTGCCGGACACGGCGGCGCCTACGTCGAGCCGTACTCCAAGCACCCTGGGGAGTACGAAATGCTCGTCCAGCGCCAGACGTCCTACTTCGTGCACGACGTCTTCCAGAAGGACGGCAAGTGGTGGGTCGAAGTCGAAGTCATCCCGATGGACGCCGACCCGGCGGACTACAACGGCCTGGCGCCCATCCCGACGCCCGCAGATAAGAAGATCCTTCCTACGTACTGA
- a CDS encoding P22 phage major capsid protein family protein: MPHSLVIPEQVLSTAIALVRDDLALAATVNRDYEDNFGGGKGTVVNVRTPNTLKARRRKLTADGTAITTDTISESTVPVTITEHVYSAVDVSDVQMRMEITDFTKQITVPQVRGIVEDLENLVVETMQALPESLTIPYDATKPHLTFTKARKMLRDLGLPAEGLWAAVGTGVYAELVDANALTDASQSGSTEALRNANIGRLRGFTVVENNRFEDDEIVFYGRDAFTLAIRAPYPPDGAAFTASQSDNGFAMTWIKDYDSNVLKDRSIFQTYAGCQSMQVKRLAKDGTTSLVTPAIRVRTSTVPA, translated from the coding sequence GTGCCGCACTCCCTCGTCATTCCCGAGCAGGTGCTCTCCACCGCCATCGCGCTCGTCCGGGATGACCTCGCCCTGGCCGCGACCGTCAACCGCGACTACGAGGACAACTTCGGCGGCGGCAAGGGCACCGTCGTCAACGTCCGCACCCCGAACACCCTCAAGGCCCGGCGCCGGAAACTGACCGCCGACGGTACCGCGATCACCACCGACACCATCAGCGAGTCGACGGTTCCGGTGACCATCACCGAGCACGTCTACAGCGCGGTCGACGTCTCCGACGTGCAGATGCGGATGGAGATCACCGACTTCACCAAGCAGATCACCGTCCCGCAGGTCCGGGGCATCGTCGAGGACCTGGAGAACCTGGTCGTCGAGACCATGCAGGCCCTCCCGGAGAGCCTGACCATCCCCTACGACGCCACCAAGCCGCACCTGACCTTCACCAAGGCGCGGAAGATGCTGCGCGACCTGGGCCTCCCGGCCGAGGGCCTGTGGGCCGCGGTCGGCACCGGCGTGTACGCCGAGCTGGTCGACGCGAACGCGCTGACCGACGCCTCGCAGTCCGGCTCGACCGAAGCGCTGCGCAACGCGAACATCGGCCGGCTGCGCGGCTTCACCGTCGTGGAGAACAACCGCTTCGAGGACGACGAGATCGTCTTCTACGGCCGCGACGCCTTCACCCTGGCGATCCGCGCGCCCTACCCGCCGGACGGTGCGGCCTTCACCGCTTCGCAGAGCGACAACGGCTTCGCGATGACCTGGATCAAGGACTACGACTCCAACGTCCTGAAGGACCGCAGCATCTTCCAGACCTACGCGGGCTGCCAGTCCATGCAGGTCAAGCGGCTCGCGAAGGACGGCACGACCTCGCTGGTGACCCCGGCGATCCGCGTGCGGACCTCGACCGTCCCGGCCTGA
- a CDS encoding DUF4082 domain-containing protein: protein MSPAAKVRSGGAWAEAELTGAARLGGAWTRFSRLKTEESFAFDGTLAGTYDDGRAVALGLRWTASSPGLWIGCAVWVARYMSGLPLTVAAYHADTQVELSRAASAPTAELQSARVMFAKAVPVSPGVPYLANYHARFYVASFDTLPATSAHMTSDAGSRWIASDEIAFPVNGSQANYHVTPLVLF from the coding sequence ATGAGCCCGGCCGCGAAAGTCCGATCCGGCGGCGCCTGGGCCGAGGCCGAGCTGACCGGCGCGGCCCGGCTCGGCGGCGCCTGGACGCGCTTCTCCCGGCTGAAGACCGAGGAGTCGTTCGCCTTCGACGGCACGCTCGCCGGAACCTACGACGACGGCCGCGCGGTCGCGCTCGGGCTGCGCTGGACCGCCAGCTCGCCGGGCCTCTGGATCGGATGTGCGGTCTGGGTCGCGCGCTACATGAGCGGCCTGCCCCTGACCGTCGCGGCGTACCACGCGGACACCCAGGTCGAGCTGTCCCGAGCGGCGTCGGCCCCGACTGCGGAGTTGCAGTCGGCGCGCGTCATGTTCGCCAAGGCCGTCCCGGTCTCGCCCGGCGTGCCGTACCTGGCGAACTACCACGCCCGCTTTTACGTGGCCTCCTTCGACACGTTGCCGGCGACCAGCGCGCACATGACCTCCGACGCCGGAAGCCGCTGGATCGCGAGCGATGAGATCGCCTTCCCGGTGAACGGCTCGCAGGCGAATTACCACGTCACCCCCCTCGTCCTCTTCTAA